From Rhinolophus ferrumequinum isolate MPI-CBG mRhiFer1 chromosome 3 unlocalized genomic scaffold, mRhiFer1_v1.p scaffold_36_arrow_ctg1_4, whole genome shotgun sequence, one genomic window encodes:
- the C3H6orf120 gene encoding UPF0669 protein C6orf120 homolog, whose product MAAPWTSALLLLLTSQAASWVTSFEEEEVPEEWILLHVVQGHIGAGNYSYLRLNHEGKIVLKMQSVKGDADLYVSASTLHPSFDDYELQAVTCGQDIVFIPAHFQRPVGIGVYGHPSHHESEFEIKVYYDRTTEQYPFGEAAYSDGTETSHKHAYAPEDASQEDESILWTILISILKLVLEILF is encoded by the coding sequence ATGGCCGCTCCCTGGACCAGcgcgctcctcctcctcctgacaTCTCAAGCTGCTTCCTGGGTGACGTCCTTTGAAGAGGAGGAAGTTCCAGAAGAGTGGATCCTTCTGCATGTCGTTCAGGGCCACATAGGAGCTGGGAATTACAGCTATTTGAGATTAAACCACGAGGGAAAGATAGTCCTTAAAATGCAAAGCGTGAAAGGTGATGCAGACCTGTACGTGTCGGCCAGCACCCTCCATCCGAGTTTTGATGACTATGAATTACAGGCTGTCACTTGCGGCCAGGACATTGTTTTTATCCCGGCGCATTTCCAACGCCCTGTGGGGATAGGGGTCTATGGACATCCATCTCACCATGAGAGCGAATTTGAAATCAAAGTGTATTACGATAGAACGACGGAGCAGTACCCATTTGGTGAGGCTGCTTATTCAGATGGCACAGAGACGAGTCATAAGCATGCGTACGCTCCAGAAGATGCATCGCAGGAAGACGAGTCCATTCTTTGGACGATACTAATTAGTATTTTGAAACTGGtacttgaaattcttttttgA